From Ruminococcus sp. HUN007, a single genomic window includes:
- a CDS encoding SecY-interacting protein Syd, with the protein MSMKEAFETFFEEMDRNSMNFWGKLPRIPYTKGNVSDELILTETRDDEGYAVWRPQLQEKVFSFENVEEELGFKIHPQIKQYFNTYYFRRLEAKIMSYEGVVCFALDSILPSTDLAKCVKGSIADGETHYIRNKVFFLIGTYCNIDGIDSYLVHVNNETCEVTAVEVGDRHSVKLADSIEDLLMNMKGIWPED; encoded by the coding sequence ATGAGCATGAAAGAAGCATTTGAGACGTTTTTTGAGGAAATGGATAGGAATAGTATGAACTTTTGGGGGAAACTTCCGAGAATCCCTTATACAAAAGGAAATGTATCGGATGAACTGATTTTAACTGAAACACGTGATGATGAAGGCTATGCGGTATGGAGACCACAGCTTCAGGAGAAAGTATTTTCTTTTGAAAATGTTGAGGAAGAACTTGGTTTTAAAATTCATCCTCAGATAAAGCAATATTTCAATACTTATTATTTTCGCCGTCTTGAGGCTAAAATTATGAGTTATGAAGGTGTTGTTTGCTTTGCATTGGATTCTATTTTGCCAAGCACGGATCTTGCAAAATGTGTAAAGGGCTCAATTGCTGATGGAGAAACTCATTATATAAGAAATAAAGTATTTTTCTTAATAGGTACATACTGTAACATAGATGGAATAGACAGCTATCTTGTTCATGTCAATAATGAGACATGTGAAGTTACAGCAGTTGAAGTTGGAGACAGGCATTCAGTTAAACTTGCTGATTCTATAGAAGATTTACTTATGAATATGAAAGGAATATGGCCGGAAGACTGA